The segment CATCATGCTAGCTGAGAACGATCTTCTCGCCATCAAGACGATTATGTGGATTTTTAGGGACGCATCAAAGCTCTACACGGACATGGATAATTGCATCACCACTCCGATAGTTTGCTCATAGGTTGACCTATAGCGTGTTGAGAGCATCCTAACATGCATGATCGGCGCCTTCCCCTGCAAGTATTTGGGTATCCTCTTCTCCACCCACAAGCTACATTGGAGCGAGGAGCAATTCCTCATTGACACCTTTGCGGCACAAATCCCGCTATGGAAAGGGCAGTTTATGAACATGGCGAAAGGGTTGCACTGGCTCAGGTGACCCTTACAACAATCCTAGTGCATCTCTCCATTGTGGTTAGCCTGTCTCCATGGGTGATCGAGCACATCAACAAGCTACGACGCGCTTTCATTTAGGCGGGCTCAACCACCACCGGCATAGGGAAGTGCTGAGTCGCATGGGAAGTGGTTTGTCAGCACAAGGACCTCGATGGCCTTGCGATCCTCAACCTCTAGAGGTTTGGCATCGCCCTCATTATGTTGGGATTGGGTCTAGAAAACTGACCCTAGTTGAACCTAGATCGACCTACCTTCGTCATCGGACAAGGCCACTTGTGCCCTCTTTTTATGTAGCAACCATGGTGGTTGTGGGTGACAGGAACACTACATTGTTCTAGAAAAATTCTTGGATCCATGGGTGCTGCATTGAGCAGATTGCGCTCGTGGTGTTTGCCTCAGTCCCACAGGCGAAGACGAGGTCTTGAACCATAGCACCGGGTCTCGTTGATCATGCTTGGGTTGCTGATATCTCATGGCCACAAATGATCCAGGTGTTCTTGCAATGCCTAGATCTCTAGGAGATGCTTCGCGATGTCCAACTCACACTAGGGATGCCAGACTTTGTCATCTGGCGTTGGTCCACTGACTGCAAGTACTTCGCGGCATTGGCTTATGGCGCCATGTCCATCAGGTCAACCTCCATGCTCGGCGCCAAACTAATCTAGAAGACATGTGCCCTGTCCAAGGTTCGCTTCTTCTTCTGGCTGGCGCTGCACCTTTGatgctagactatgaaccgaTGCATGCGGCATGGCCTTCATGATTATGATGCATGCATCATGTACCTCCAAGCCTCGGAAATGTTGGATCATATTCTCCTCGACTGCGTCTTCAGCCACCAAGTTTGGGACCGTCTCTTATCTATGATCGGCCTTTCTGATGTTGTTGCCCTTGGCTATGTGGACATCTTCGCCTAGTGGACTTGGGCTCACCACAGGGTTCCCAGGGTTGCAAGAAGGGCCTCGATACGCTAATCATGCTAACCTGTTGGTTGTTGTTCAAGGAGCGCAGTGCCTAGGCCTTTGGTGGTGAAGTTTTGGATGCTCGTGCTCTAAGCTTGTCGATCCTATAGGAGGCTGCTCTTTGTTGAAGGCTGGTTACTCAAGCTGGCCTAGTGTCCATCACCACTCTTATGTAATTGGTCCCTTCTTTGTTTTAGgtggtttttttgtttttagttgCTTTTTCACTTTTGCCTTTTTGGGCTAGGTAGGGCAACCTTTGGTTACCCTTTGCCATGGCCCGTGGCTGCCGGTATTTGTTTGGATGTTCTCTATTTTGTCTTAATGAAATACATGTTCACTACCAGAAATGCGAAATTTGCTGAGTGTAAGTCATTTTGCCCAGTGCTAAAatcggacactcggcaaagatgtaTTTTGTCGAGTGTTGCCCTTAGTAAAATAAGACACTCAACAAACTAACCCTTCGCCGAGTGTCAAACACTCGTCAAAGAATAACACTAGGTGAAATAGACCTTTCCCTAGTGTCAACAATCGTGAAACAAGACACTCAGCAAACTGACGGATCATTTAGTGTGTATGTTCATGCTTAGGGTCAAACTAGAACACTGCTTGAAACCTAGCTAGTGCAACATTGATGCTATATATTTATCTAGTCTAACAGATGCAACTAGTACTCATACAACATTCATGGTATATGTTTATCTTGTCTCTTACACATGACAACCTCTTCTCCTTTGTGCAGAATCAATAAGCAGCATTGAATAATGTGTCTTGTCAATTTGGAGATTCACCGGGATCAAATCTTGGACCTCATCAACTACGAGCTTCGCCATGATGGGTTTCTCACAACTATGATGCTATTGTAGTTGGTTGGACTTGTGGAAACACTTGTGCTACAATTTGGACAAATATGAGGCTATTATGGCTGGACATGTGGTTGAATATAGATAAATATGATGCACTTGTGTCGGAGAGGTACTCAGTAAAATCGTTGCCGAGTGCCCAACaaaggacactcggcaaagcgccCTTTAACGTCATTTTTTTACTGTGTGTTCTTTACCGAGTGTTACACTCGGTAAAGTGTTTGCTGAGTGTTTTTGAGGCTTTGCCGAATGCccgaggcactcggcaaagccaccAATTCCAGTGAAAAAATATTTATCCAATAATTAGAACAAGTGTTCCAGTTTATCTTTGGACCATATTCTACATATCACATTATTCATTCGAACTCATTTGGGATCATATTTCATACCGTGTCTAGCACGCTGCTCTAAAACAGAGGAgaaattcttattttatatagCAAAGGATCATGGGTTCAAACTTCCATGATGGTTGAATAATTTAAatcttgttcgcttgagctccgccaccgaTTCAGCTCTGGTAACAAATTAGTGAACAGTGAGGCAAGCATATATGTGTGTTATTACTCCTTTTGTTTTTGACATTTATAAAAGAAACAAATGCAGAAAAAAAGACCCTCGCTCGGATGAACTGGTAACATATATGCGTGCGTATCACCGTATGCGGACACTCTGCTCGGATAGAATCTCAGAAAAGACCAGAAAATACTTGCACGGACGTTCGGATGGAACACACTTGGgtgagaaaaagaaaacacgAAGGAACATGGTTTCTTTTCCCTGAACTGGATTTACTCCCTGCATAATTATTTACTAATAATGCATGGATGATGTTATTATGCTATATTGACGGACTCCATTATTCCATTATTTTTCTGTTCAGGGTGGAGGTCATCATCACGTTCCTTGTGTTCATCGTCGGCTTGCACCTCCAGTGGCTTCAAGGTGTAGAAGTAGAAGCAGCAGAGGTAGTGGCCCAAGTTGAGCAGCATGATGAAGGTGATGAGCCAGTAGTAGTTGTCGATCCTGCCCCGATTGATGTTGTCCTGCAGCCAGTCGCCGTGTCTCCTCGTGGCGCGCTGCACCACCGTCACGAGCACCGTGCTCAGGTAGCTCCCCAAGGAGCCGCAGAGCCAGAAGAGCGCCACGGCCGTGCTGCGCATGCTCTCGGGCGCCTGGTCGTACAGGAACTCCATCTGCCCCACCGACGCGAACGCGTCGGCGACGCCGTGGACGGCGTACTGCGGCACCAGCCAGAACACGCTCATCGGCACCACGGCCTTGGGGGTGTCCAGGAGCCCGTGGTCGGCCGCGACGCCGCGCCGCCtcgtctccaccagcgccgccgcgccgaCGCCAAAGACGGCGATGGTGAGCCCGATGCCCATGCGCTGGAAGTAGGTGACCCCGGACGGCCGGCCCGTCACGCAGCGCGCCACGGGCACGAACACGCGGTCGTACAGGATGATGCTCACCAGCGTGGTCCCGGTCGTGAAGATGGACAGCGTCGCCGGAGGGATCTCCAGGCTGCCGGTGATGTGGCGCTCCATGGTGCGCGCCTGCATGATGGTGAAGGAGCCGTTGTGCGAGCCGGCGGTGGCCAGGACGATGCCCGCCGACCAGATGGGCAGCATGCGGGCGATGGACTTGAGCTCCTCCACGCGGTGCACCGTCGACAGCCGCCACGGGTTGGGCCGCCCGCCGGACTCGGAGACGTCGCCCGGCGTCACGATCGCCGCCCGGTCCAAGAACCTAAATAGTAATTGATTAACGCACCTTCAATTATCAGGAAggctatttattatttaatttgCGAGCGAGACATCAGACATGCATGTCACGTGCGTGCATGGTACCTGAGCTTGTCAGTGTGGAGGAGCCTGCCTTTGGTAGAGATGAGCGCATCCAGCTCCTTGTCCTGATACAGCATGCCGGTGTCCTCAGGCACGGCGGCGTTGCGCTTCCTGAACGCGGCGACGAGGACCTGTAGGAGCCTCGTGAACGGGCTGCCGCCGGGCTTGGCCCTGACGTAGAGCGGGTACGCCACCAGGAACACGACGATGGAGACAAACATGCTGATGGCCGGGATCCCgaacccccacccccacccgaCGTTGTCCTGGATGTACACGACCAGCGTCAGCGCCAGCAGTGCCGCCgaccccatggtgaagaagtAGACGTTGAAGTAGCGGCGCTTCCGGTCggcccacgccgccgccgccgccgcgccatgCTGGTCGTCGTCGAACTGGTCGGCGCCGAACGCGACGACGCTGGGCCGGATCCCGCCGGTGCCGAGGCACGCGCACAGCATGGACAGGTACAGCACGGCGAGCTGGCCACCGGAGGCGCGCGGGCACGCGGCCGGGGTGGAGGCCGGGCACGGCGCGGGGCGGAGCGATGGGACGACCGCGGACATGACGAGGCCGAGCATGCCGAGCTGGTAGAAGAGGGAGCCCGCGACGATGCTCCAGAACCGGCCGATGAAGGCGTCGGCGGCGAACGCGCCGAGGACGACCGTCAGGCTGGTGGTGCCGCCGAAGTTGGTGAGCGTGTTGGAGGCCTCCACCAGCGGCATGTGCAGCTGCTGCGTCAGGTACGTGATCAGGTTGGCGTTGAAGCCGGCCGTCGCGAAGCGGTCGCAGATCTCGTTCGCTGCAACGGAGACGACAAGTCCTCAGTCGCCGCATGACCATCACAGCACAAGAGTCGTATCAGCTAGCACTCACCCATGATGAATGGCAGGGTCTTGTAGCCTCCCTGCTTCCACTTGCTCtgctctccatctccctctgTTGGTGTGGTCGCCATGGCTGCAGCTTGCAGACAAGCAATACGTAAGGAGTTGGTGATGTTCAAGCTGAGGTATCGACCATATGCTAGTGTACGTGGCTTTCACATGGCCCTAGCTACATCTACTCAGCAGCTCTCGACTTGATTAGTGCAGAAATGAGTTGTATCATAATCCGGCCTTTAGCTGTCACAGAGTAGCTGTTTGTGTCACTTTCAGCATGTAAAATACTATGTAGGACCTCGAGATGGCATGTAACTCACATCTCTCAACTTTCAAAACCGTTAATTTTACCTCTCTTCCCGGCTGTACAAGTGGTTTTCAAAAGCAGTTTCATTTTTTTAGTTCAAAAATAAATCCAGTACATGCCTAATGAGGTTTTTAAACCATAAACAATAATATCTCTAAGCTTctaaaaattctaaaaaaaatctTAAAGGTGGATTGGGACACGAGAAATccaaataaatatttaaatCTCACGAAAATATTTCTAGAATCTCCCAAAAGAATCAGATTTAGCTCTATGAAAATGAGGAAAATACATATCCCCAAAAAATCTGAAAAACTAACACAACATTCCAATTCATATCTAAACACATTGTAGAAATTTTTCACAATATAAATATGAGATGCAACTAGCATCAATGTTGAATGCATTTGTGCCGAATGCATCTCACGTTTCTACGATGGAAAGTATTCAAGATGCGATTAGACATCAATTATAACATTTTAGTAATTTTTAAAACTTTTGCATTTTTCTCTATTTTGCTATAGAGctcaatctaatttttagatgattCGAGAGATATTTTCACTAGATCTAAACATTTTATTTGAGTTACTCGCTCCCCAATACATCTCTAATCAGGGCACACAGGTAAAATGAATGGATTTGAAAGTTGGAAGtgagatttttttatttgaatacaCACGAGTGTATGTATCATTTTATTAGAAGAAAAAGAAATGTTTATGTACAAGAAGCCGTCGCCGGCGACAAGAACCAAACTAGGATATTACATTAAAAAAGACATTCCCACTACTACAGAACACGCCTTTGGTCACTTGtccaaaatgaacaataatctcggTCCAAACAGCGTCCGagacaaaaacatatttagtcccggttggtgagaccaaccgggacttAAAAGTCCCCTGCCTAACGGCTATTGTGTCAAACATCGGCAGAGGGGCCTTTAatcccggttggtctcaccaaccgggacaaaagcctagcctttagtcccggttggtaccaccaaccgggattaaaagctgttgtcccggtccgtcccaccagccgggactagtgttggaatttagacccggtttttaaaaggaaccgggactaaatgtccctctccatatttgaactcttcttcccctggtcgagcccatcgatcttcactcttttgctgtgttcttcatttagagttgcttgttcttgctctcatctcgggctattgattcatttcatcgtttctacatcgtcatcgacttgttaagagtcactagcttcatcttctcaacatttagaagcggcatatgtcattttctagtgttatgtatattgtttttttattttatggttttttaagaggttattagcttcatcgccatttcaaaagtgcgacgcgtttttttagagaaatagtgataatatgttttttattttaattagtttagaaaaaaattaaaaacatatagtactttaatttgcaatttttgaccgatttagttagttaattataactaatatgcataccacatttcattaTTATTTAGGAAAAcagagaatttttgtgcttttttaattttgcttgtttagaaaaattagaaataaagaattttagttttttttttaccttaatttctctattaaaaattagaaacttataatactttaatttgcaatttatgacaaggttaattagttaattataactagtatgcataccacattttatgattagttagaaacatagataacttttgtgcttttttaattttggttgtttagaaaaattagaaatagagaattttaggttttttgttactttaatttctctattaaaaattagaaacttatatttctttaatttgcactttatgacatggttaattagttaattataactagtatgcatgccacatttcatgattagttagaaaataaagaacttttatttatttttaattttgttggtttagaaaaaccagaaatagagaattttaggttatttgttactttaatttctttataaaaaattagaaacttataatactttacgttgcaatgcagacaatgacacgtcattggatgtacaatgctgatcgccgctccaaagaatttattgatggtgtgcattatttcttaagagtggccgaggaaaacaagcgggatggattcatatgttgcccatgtgccttgtgtcagaatttgaaggaatattctagctctagaaatatttactcacatttgttgaagtcgggttttatgccaaagtatatttgttggaccaagcatggagaaaacgggataatgatggaagaaggtgaagaagaacagttggagcctgacgacattattgctcaatatggtgacttcggtgatacagcaatggaagaagctgaagatgagccaggtgcagaaggcgcacctgttgaagatgatgctcttggtaATGTCATTCGTGACGCAAAAAAGATTGCaaaagtgaaaaagagaagacaaagtttgaccacatgttagaagatcacaagaaattactatacccatctacccaggatgggcaaaaaaaactgggtacaacactagaactgttaaaatggaaggcacagaatggtgtatccgataaggcatttgggcaattactgaagatccaaaaaaaatgttgtcgaagcctaatgaactgcccactactacgtacgaagcaaaacagatcgtctgtcctttgggattagaaatcaagaagatacatgcatgtcctaacgactgcatgctataccgtggcaaggactacgagaatttagatgaatgccccgtatgtaaagcatcacggtataagatcaggcgagatgaccctggcgatgttgaggggaaAGAACGTCCTAGAAAAAAATCCCTGCAAAGGTTatatggtatgctcctataataccatgtctgaaacgtctttttagaaataaggaccatgcaaaattgttgcggtggcacaaagaagaccgtaaagtagacaacatgttgagacaccctgctgatgggtcccagtggagagcaatagTTAGGAAATTTccagagtttgcaaaagacgcaagaaacttaaggttcgttttaagtacggacggtatgaatccttttggtgagcaaagcagtagtcatagcacttggcctgttacactatgtatctacaaccttcctccatggttatgcatgaagcgaaagttcattatgatgtcggtgctcatccaaggcccgTAGCAACCGAgcaatgacattgatgtctatctaaggccattaattgaagaactccttcttttatggagtgaaataggtgttcgtgtgtgggatgagtacaaacaggaacacttcgacctacgagcactgttgtttgtgacaatcaatgattggcctgctctaagtaatctttcagggcagacaaacaagggatataatgcatgcacacattattttgatgaccttgatagtatatatttgaaaaaatgcagaaaggtcgtgtaccttgggtatcgtcgatttctttctatgaatcacccagttagaaagaaaggaaagcattttaaaggtaaggcagaccaccgatgcaagcctcgAACAAAACTAgagaagatgtatttgagatggttacggatgtgaaagtagtttttggtaagggacaaggcagccaaccagttccaaaagatgcagcgggtcatgcacccatgtggaagaagaagtcaatattttgggagctaccctattggcaagtcctagaggtccggaatgcgatcgacgtcatgcacctaacaaagaatctttgtgtgaaccttctaggattcatgggtgtatatggtaagcctaaggattcacttgaagcatgacaagacttgcaacgcatggaagaacgagacaacctgcatccagagaagacagatgatggacgccaatatttaagacctgctagctacactcttagcaaagaagagaaagaaatcatgtttgaatgcttaagcagcatcaaggtcccatctggattctcctctaatataaaaggtataattaatgtgcctgagaagaaatttctgaacttaaagtcgcatgactgccatgtgcttatgacgcaattgcttccagttgcattaagaggaattctacctccacatgtacgtctggccaccgtaaagctatgtgcattcctcaatgcgatttctcagaaggcaatcaatccactggaactagctgctctacagaatgatgtggttcaatgtcttgtcagctttgagttagtgttccctccatcattctttgatatcatgacacacctcctagttcatctggtcaaggagatcaatattctaggtcctgtgttcctacataatatgtttccctttgagaggtttatgggagttctgaagaaatatgttcaccaacgtgCTCGTCCAGAGGGAAGCATCGTCgagggctatgggacagaggaggtcattgagttctgtgttgaattcattcctgaacttgacccaattggtgttcctgaatggcgccacgaggggagactgagtggaaagggaacactaggaaagaaaacatacatcggtacgggggacgattctttcaataaagcacactacacagttcttcaaaactcatccgtggtggagccgtatgtcacgaaacacaaggacttcctacgatcgcaattcccatagaagaatgaagcttggtttatgcgtcagcacatagacactttcagtgattggttacgaaaagaatgtcagggtaatgaccagattgatgagcaactgtatttgttggctaggcaaccatcatggcacatcctcacgtacaaaaggtacgagataaatggaaatacattttacaccctaggccaagataaaagaagcacgaaccaaaatagtggagttcgcgtagacgccatagactcgaatggaaacagacaaacatattatggccgTATAGAGtagatttgggaactagactacgcacctaattttaaaatccctttgttccggtgccaatgggtgaaggttaccggaggaggggtgacagttgacaaagactatggaatgacaacagtggacctcaacaatgttggttacagagatgaaccattcgtccttgctgctgatgtgaatcaggtgttctatgtgaaagacatgtctacaaaataGAAGAGAGGGgaaaatgacaacaaatcaacaaatgaGCCGaaacgccatatagttctctcagggaaaagaaacattgtgggaattgaggacaagtcagatatttcataagattatgaaagggatgaccgaatcacgcctttcaatgtgaccaaagatccgagcatactgataaatgctgaggacactccatggttacgtcaagatcatgaccaaggaacatatgtcaaaaagaagatcactattgtgcccgcctaataaatagattgcaatagagtatgtgtatgtgacaattgtaacttaagatgtttatattagtttttcttattttatatcatttcaaataatgaaatgacatttaagtttgctattataagagatgtgtcaattatttgtcaaatgcaaaaatagtcaaacttggtcaaacttggtcaaatgacaaactaaattacttaaaatgtaaaaaatttgaataccaagttgttagatatcatcaagatctaaactttttatatagacaatttttccatttgagaaaggttaagttcacaatacccaccaattcttgaatctcacacaaactatatgaaactacatgtgtcaattgtggattttgaactacaccttcctaacactttgtcaaatgcaaaatggtctatatattaaatgtagattttgatgagtggaacaatattggtattcatgacttttccgttcgagaccatatagggttccgaaaaccgatgcgtggctatgaattctatcaaaattcaaaattgagtggttcaaacttttccaaaagaaaagttgtccattagacaaaatgtagaacttgatgagtacaacaaactttgtattcttgacttttccatttgggaccatatagggttcggtcaaagtgtgtgtttctaaaaaccaatgctttgactttggtcaaacttggtca is part of the Sorghum bicolor cultivar BTx623 chromosome 10, Sorghum_bicolor_NCBIv3, whole genome shotgun sequence genome and harbors:
- the LOC8076445 gene encoding protein NRT1/ PTR FAMILY 3.1; this translates as MATTPTEGDGEQSKWKQGGYKTLPFIMANEICDRFATAGFNANLITYLTQQLHMPLVEASNTLTNFGGTTSLTVVLGAFAADAFIGRFWSIVAGSLFYQLGMLGLVMSAVVPSLRPAPCPASTPAACPRASGGQLAVLYLSMLCACLGTGGIRPSVVAFGADQFDDDQHGAAAAAAWADRKRRYFNVYFFTMGSAALLALTLVVYIQDNVGWGWGFGIPAISMFVSIVVFLVAYPLYVRAKPGGSPFTRLLQVLVAAFRKRNAAVPEDTGMLYQDKELDALISTKGRLLHTDKLRFLDRAAIVTPGDVSESGGRPNPWRLSTVHRVEELKSIARMLPIWSAGIVLATAGSHNGSFTIMQARTMERHITGSLEIPPATLSIFTTGTTLVSIILYDRVFVPVARCVTGRPSGVTYFQRMGIGLTIAVFGVGAAALVETRRRGVAADHGLLDTPKAVVPMSVFWLVPQYAVHGVADAFASVGQMEFLYDQAPESMRSTAVALFWLCGSLGSYLSTVLVTVVQRATRRHGDWLQDNINRGRIDNYYWLITFIMLLNLGHYLCCFYFYTLKPLEVQADDEHKERDDDLHPEQKNNGIMESVNIA